The window CGCGGATTTCCCGATCCTGCGCGAGACGGTGCACGGCAAGCCGCTGATCTGGTTCGACAACGCGGCGACCACGCAGAAGCCGCAGGCGGTCATCGACCGGCTGGCCTACTTCTACGCCCACGAGAACTCCAACATCCACCGGGCCGCACATGAATTGGCCGCCAGGGCCACCGACGCCTATGAAGAGGCCCGCGACACTGTGCGGCGCTTCATCGGAGCGCCAAAGGACGAGCAGATCATCTTCGTGCGCGGCACCACCGAGGCGATCAACTTGGTGGCGCAGTCGTGGGGCGCCAAGCACCTGGGACCCGGTGACGAGATCGTCATCACGATTCTCGAGCATCATGCCAATATCGTTCCCTGGCAGATGATTTCGCAGAAGACCGGGGCCATCATCAAGGTGGCGCCGGTCGACGACGCGGGCAATCTGCTGCTGGGCGAGTTCGAGGACCTGCTGGGTCCGCGGACCAAACTGGTTGCCGCGACCCAGGTGTCCAACGCCCTGGGCACGGTGACACCGGTGGACAAGATCGTCGAACTCGGCCACCGCTACGGCGCCCGGGTGCTCATCGACGGCGCCCAGTCGACCCCCCACATCCCGATCGACGTCTCCGCGACCGGGGCGGATTTCTTCGTGTTCTCCGGACACAAGATCATCGGGCCCACCGGGATCGGGGTGCTCTACGGCACCGAGGAGGCCCTGGCCGAGACCCCGCCGTGGCAGGGCGGGGGCAACATGATCGCCGACGTCACCATCGAACGTTCGCTGTATCAGGGTCTGCCGAACAAGTTCGAGGCCGGCACCGGCAACATCGCCGACGCCGTCGGATTGGGTGAGGCGCTGCGCTACGTCGAGAAGGTGGGCATCGACCGCATCGCCGCCTACGAGCACGCGTTGCTGGAGTACGCCACCCCGCGGCTGGCCGACATCGACGGGGTGCGCCTGGTCGGCACCGCCGACGAGAAGGCCAGCGTGCTGTCCTTCGTCCTGGCCGGCCACCAGCCGCTCGAGGTCGGCAAGGCACTCAACGCCGAAGGAATCGCCGTGCGCGCCGGACACCACTGCGCCCAGCCGATCCTGCGACGCATGGGTGTCGAGACCACCGTCCGGCCCTCGTTCGCGTTCTACAACACCTTCGACGAGATCGACGTCTTCCTCAACGCCGTCCGCCGCATCGCCGAAGGCGGCACCAACACCGGGTAACGTCGTTCATTCGAAGCAACGTCAGGGCTGGCCATGGCCCACCTAGCGCTTGACGCGGGAGGGCCGCGTCCGGTACTGGAGATCGGCGACGGAGAGCGCTGCGGCTCGGCACGCGGGCGCACGGCGTCAGTCAGACAGCGCGTTTGATCTGGGGCGGGTCGCGCGCCCGACCCCCGCGTGGCCCGCGGAGACTGCGCGCCGCGCTGCTACCGCGTTCGGGCGCGCTCGTTGGCGGTCGTCGCACCCCAGACGCCATGATTCTCTGGCGCCCGCAACGCATGCTCGAGGCAGCGGGCGATGACAGGGCAACCCCAGCAGATGCGTTTGGCCGCCTCCTCACGCCGGCGCTGATCGCGTCGACCGTCCTCCTCGGGAAAGAAGACCTCTGGCGAGAAGTTGGTGCATCGGGCCGACAGCTGCCAATCCCAGTCCCCGGCCAGCGGCCGGGGGAGCTGCTGGCGAGCCGTCCGCGAAGGCGAACTCAGGTAGCTACTCTGCCGAGTCAACGTGTTTCACCTCCGAGTCGCACTGGGCTCTGTTGTCGTATTGACATCGTGGAGCGCTGACCATTCCGATGCCACGGATTGGCTCGCGGTGAGTCCAGCTCACTCGGCCATGAAGGACGCCGAGGCGGGCCTTGCCCCAAAGCTCACTTCGGCGCATCGTGCGGATAACCGAGTTGAGCACCTGTGCCTGTGCTACCGGTGCGCGCGGGTTGAGCGATTCAGGCGAGCACCTGCAGTGAATAAGTTACGGCGGTCAGGATGGCAAGTTCGCCCAGAGTTAGACGAAGCGCCTTCTCGGGGAGCAGCGGCTGCAGGTGCGCGCCGACGAATCCGCCGACGAGACCTCCTACACCGCAAGCGATTCCGGTGATCCACTGCGGCGCGATATCATGACCCGAAGTGGTCAGAGCCAGCGTTGTATAGGTGGCCGCCCCCGCGATCGAGCAGACGAACGTCGATGTCAGTGCCGCCGGTGCCACTGTGGCGACTGGCATTCCGCGCCCGACGAGGATCGGGCTCAGTAGCGAGCCGCCGCCGATGCCGTAAATCCCGCCGATTACGCCGATACCGAGCGCAAGCGCGACTACCGATCGGGTGGACGGTGGCCTGACGGCAACGTCGCGAGTATTGCTGAGCGTTCGTCCGCACAGCCAGATACCCAGCGGTAGTAGCACGGCGGCCACGAGAAGCCGGAATGCTTGCGAACCGGGAATCGCGAAAACGCGGATAGCCGCGCCGGCAATCACACCGGGCAACGTGCCGGCCAGTAGCACGCGGGTAAGCGGGCTTTTCAACGTACGGTGCCTGCCGTATCGGAACAACGCGCCGGGAATTGACACTACGTTGAACAGTAGGTTGGTCGGGGTTACCGCAGGGCTGGGTATTGCCAGCACGCTGAGCTGAATGGGCAGGAGAAACACCGCACCCGACACCCCAACCGGCGTCGTCACGACAGCAACGGCTAACCCCGCGACAAAGCCGAGCACAGGCACCGCCGTCACGAAAGCACTATCCCAGGTTTCGTGATCGCAGAGCCGATTCCGCTGCCGGCGGGGCGCATAGGGGGCTCTTCCGCCTTAGCTTCTGTTAGGGTCAGCGCCATGTACGCAGCGTCCGGCAACCCGATTCTCCCCGTCGTGGGACTCATCGCCGTGAGTAGTAACGCTGTCATTCTCTGTTGTTGTCGCTGACTGCACGCCCGTCTGTGGTCTGGCTTCAGTAGCTCTCGCGTATCTGGCCGAGTACTGATTCGTGGTCTTTACCCGTGAAGCCATGCAGCCGATCCTCGACGGCGGCGTGCGGGAACCGAGCCCAACTGCATGTCGGCACATCAAGGAGAGCTGGAGATGACCAACGCGATCGTTGTGCGTGGTGTCAGCAAGCGTTACGGCGATTTCGTCGCGCTGGACACTGTGGACTTCGTGGTACCGACCGGTTCGCTGACGGCGTTGCTCGGCCCCAGCGGATCGGGGAAATCGACGCTGCTGCGCGCTATCGCGGGCCTCGACGAGCCCGACTCGGGCACCATCACCATCAATGGGCGCGACGTCACCGATGAGCCGCCGCAGCGGCGCGGCATCGGGTTTGTCTTCCAGCACTATGCCGCGTTCAAGCACCTGACGGTCCGGGACAATGTGGCGTTCGGCCTGAAGGTCCGCAAGCGCCCGAAGTCCGAGATCAAGGCGAAGGTCGACAACCTGCTCGAGGTGGTGGGCCTGGGTGGGTTGCAGGCCCGTTACCCGTCGCAGCTGTCGGGTGGGCAGCGGCAGCGCATGGCGCTGGCGCGCGCGCTGGCGGTGGATCCGCATGTGCTGCTTCTCGATGAGCCGTTCGGCGCGCTGGACGCCAAGGTGCGCGAGGACCTACGGGCCTGGCTGCGCCGGCTGCAGGACGAAGTGCATGTCACCACCGTGCTGGTCACCCACGATCAGACCGAGGCGTTGGATGTGGCCGACCGGATCGCGGTGCTCAACAAGGGGCGCATCGAGCAGGTGGGCTCGCCGACCGACGTTTATGACCACCCGGCGAATACCTTCGTCATGTCATTCCTCGGCGAGGTGTCCTTGCTGGGCGGTGTCCTGGTGCGCCCGCACGACATTCGGCTGGGTCGCAGCCCCGAGCTGGCGGTCGCGGGCGGTGACGGTGGCGCCGGTTCGAGCGGGGTCACCGTCCGCGCAACCGTCGACCGTGTCGCCTATCTGGGCTTCGAGGTGCGTGTCGCGCTCAGCGATGCGACCACCGGCGCACCGTTTACCGTGCAGATCACCCGCGGCGACGTTGAGGCGTTGGGGTTGCGCGCCGGTGACATGGTGTATGTGCGGGCGACCCGGGTGCCGCGGATCGCCGGAGAGGCGCAGGTGCCGAGAACCGATCGAGATGAGGCGAGCTTGACGAACGCCTGACAGGCTGGCGGTTGCCGTACCTCGTCTCGAGGGGAAGACGAGGCCGGCACGCGAAATGGAGAGTGACCGGTTACTGGAAAGGGATAGCAGATGAGCGAGAGCGTGCGTGCGGCCTCGGTCGTGGTAGAGGTCCTGCGCGGCAGCGACGCGTGCAGGACCTGTTGCAGATGGCGCCGGTGATACCGCGCCACGAGGAGGGATGAGCCATGGGCAGGATCTATGACAACGTCAGCGAGCTGGTCGGGCGTACCCCGATCGTTCGGCTCAACCGGTTGACCGAGGGACTCGCCGCGCAGGTGGTGGCCAAGCTCGAGTTCTACAACCCCGCCAACAGTGTCAAGGACCGCATCGGGGTGTCGATCATCGACGCCGCCGAACGTTCCGGTGAGCTGAAGCCCGGGGGAACCATCGTCGAAGCCACCAGCGGCAACACCGGCATCGCGTTGGCGATGATCGGTGCCGCGCGTGGCTACAAGGTGATTTTGACGATGCCGGACACGATGTCCACCGAGCGCAGGGTGATGCTGCGTGCCTACGGTGCCGAGATCGTCCTGACCCCGGGTGCTGAGGGGATGGCCGGCGCGGTGGCCAAGTCCAAGCAGATCATCGCCGAGACCGAGAACGCGGTGTCGGCAAACCAGTTCGCCAACCCGGCGAATCCGGCGATCCACCAGAGCACCACCGGCGAGGAGGTTTGGGCGGACACCGACGGCAGGGTCGACATCTTCGTCGCCGGTATCGGCACCGGCGGCACGCTGACCGGGGTCGGGCACAACCTCAAGGCCCGCAAGCCGGGGGTGTCGATCATTGGGGTCGAGCCGGCGGATTCCCCGATCCTGACGGGCGGCAACCCCGGACCGCACAAGATCCAAGGGATCGGCGCGAACTTCATCCCTGAGGTCCTCGACCGAGGAGTTTACGACGAGATCATCGATGTCGAGTTCGGCGACGCCATCACGGTCGCGCGGGCGCTGGGCACCGAGGAGGGCATTCTCGGCGGCATCTCCTCCGGTGCGAACGTGTGGGCGGCGCTGGAAGTGGCCAAGCGCCCGGAAAACGCCGGCAAGCTCATCGTCGTGGTCATCCCGGACTTCGGTGAGCGGTACATCTCGACCGCACTGTTCGAGCACATCAGGGAGTGATGAGGCCATGACTGTCCTGTCGGCACTGCGCGAGGACCTGCACAACGCGCGCATCCATGACCCGGCCGCGCGTGGAAATCTCGAGAACGTGCTCGTCTATTCCGGTCTGCACGCGATCTGGTCATTTCGGCTGACCCACCGCATGTGGGGGAAGCCGGCTTTGCGTGGGCCTGCGCGCGTTCT is drawn from Candidatus Mycolicibacterium alkanivorans and contains these coding sequences:
- a CDS encoding family 2A encapsulin nanocompartment cargo protein cysteine desulfurase; this encodes MSTSEYRSVAAEGDLPISEAELAALATQLLAASIRPGNDSPPQTVPPAPRGSVPDTTSAASYAAAAAGAEPFAPPAVFLEAPGVTLPPPSSPGPEPIPPGAVPVAPRGSAPDLTTAPSAGHAGVGVVDVFTPPHLEVFAVPGGIVPTGPGVLAGPTPSAPVAPRGSVPGWLGGVPGIPDLSFLSAPELTSAPTGDEANYYFTSGVPALSAPVPQIRDDHEIFDVNAIRADFPILRETVHGKPLIWFDNAATTQKPQAVIDRLAYFYAHENSNIHRAAHELAARATDAYEEARDTVRRFIGAPKDEQIIFVRGTTEAINLVAQSWGAKHLGPGDEIVITILEHHANIVPWQMISQKTGAIIKVAPVDDAGNLLLGEFEDLLGPRTKLVAATQVSNALGTVTPVDKIVELGHRYGARVLIDGAQSTPHIPIDVSATGADFFVFSGHKIIGPTGIGVLYGTEEALAETPPWQGGGNMIADVTIERSLYQGLPNKFEAGTGNIADAVGLGEALRYVEKVGIDRIAAYEHALLEYATPRLADIDGVRLVGTADEKASVLSFVLAGHQPLEVGKALNAEGIAVRAGHHCAQPILRRMGVETTVRPSFAFYNTFDEIDVFLNAVRRIAEGGTNTG
- a CDS encoding WhiB family transcriptional regulator, encoding MTRQSSYLSSPSRTARQQLPRPLAGDWDWQLSARCTNFSPEVFFPEEDGRRDQRRREEAAKRICWGCPVIARCLEHALRAPENHGVWGATTANERARTR
- a CDS encoding sulfite exporter TauE/SafE family protein; this encodes MTAVPVLGFVAGLAVAVVTTPVGVSGAVFLLPIQLSVLAIPSPAVTPTNLLFNVVSIPGALFRYGRHRTLKSPLTRVLLAGTLPGVIAGAAIRVFAIPGSQAFRLLVAAVLLPLGIWLCGRTLSNTRDVAVRPPSTRSVVALALGIGVIGGIYGIGGGSLLSPILVGRGMPVATVAPAALTSTFVCSIAGAATYTTLALTTSGHDIAPQWITGIACGVGGLVGGFVGAHLQPLLPEKALRLTLGELAILTAVTYSLQVLA
- a CDS encoding sulfate/molybdate ABC transporter ATP-binding protein is translated as MTNAIVVRGVSKRYGDFVALDTVDFVVPTGSLTALLGPSGSGKSTLLRAIAGLDEPDSGTITINGRDVTDEPPQRRGIGFVFQHYAAFKHLTVRDNVAFGLKVRKRPKSEIKAKVDNLLEVVGLGGLQARYPSQLSGGQRQRMALARALAVDPHVLLLDEPFGALDAKVREDLRAWLRRLQDEVHVTTVLVTHDQTEALDVADRIAVLNKGRIEQVGSPTDVYDHPANTFVMSFLGEVSLLGGVLVRPHDIRLGRSPELAVAGGDGGAGSSGVTVRATVDRVAYLGFEVRVALSDATTGAPFTVQITRGDVEALGLRAGDMVYVRATRVPRIAGEAQVPRTDRDEASLTNA
- the cysK gene encoding cysteine synthase A, translated to MGRIYDNVSELVGRTPIVRLNRLTEGLAAQVVAKLEFYNPANSVKDRIGVSIIDAAERSGELKPGGTIVEATSGNTGIALAMIGAARGYKVILTMPDTMSTERRVMLRAYGAEIVLTPGAEGMAGAVAKSKQIIAETENAVSANQFANPANPAIHQSTTGEEVWADTDGRVDIFVAGIGTGGTLTGVGHNLKARKPGVSIIGVEPADSPILTGGNPGPHKIQGIGANFIPEVLDRGVYDEIIDVEFGDAITVARALGTEEGILGGISSGANVWAALEVAKRPENAGKLIVVVIPDFGERYISTALFEHIRE